One window of Streptomyces sp. NBC_00273 genomic DNA carries:
- a CDS encoding serine hydrolase domain-containing protein, with amino-acid sequence MTFSPAHWQSRLDALRAAHHVPGATLAVFAEGKLHELASGVLHRGTGVEATTDSVFQLGSIAKLYTATLVMQLAAAGQLDLDAPVIEVLPEFSVSDPVATKAITTRQLLSHTSGLTCDFTYDSGRGDDCVAKYVAAARNVALDCPPGTAVSYSSVGYNVLGRIVEVLTGRTWDQALKERLLAPLSLTHTMTLPEEALAFRTAMGHLPGDGPDPEPAPAWDMMPRSAGPYGRVLATAADVLRLAKLHLDGGSAPDGTQILGARAVAEMQRWAVDVPDKWTVSADGWGLGWSLYDWNGVPGYGHDGASIGQYGYVRVVPGADLIAVLLTNGGASRFLYADLMRELLRELAGVHMPPAFAPPARPPVVDVVPLVGTYRREGVVITVSVRPDGAARLVYEFVDGMRDFSPPLEMDLTPLSATVFAASGAGTSFSGDWMPVVFATLVDGTPCCYIGMRCAPKVDAG; translated from the coding sequence GTGACGTTCTCCCCGGCCCACTGGCAGAGCCGCCTCGACGCACTGCGCGCCGCCCATCACGTGCCCGGCGCCACCCTCGCGGTGTTCGCCGAGGGGAAGCTGCACGAGCTGGCGAGCGGCGTCCTGCATCGTGGCACCGGGGTGGAGGCGACCACCGACTCGGTGTTCCAGCTCGGATCGATCGCGAAGCTCTACACGGCGACCCTGGTCATGCAGCTCGCCGCCGCGGGCCAACTGGACCTCGACGCGCCCGTGATCGAGGTGCTCCCGGAGTTCTCCGTGTCCGACCCCGTGGCCACCAAGGCGATCACCACCCGCCAACTCCTCAGTCATACCAGCGGCCTGACCTGTGACTTCACCTACGACAGCGGCCGCGGGGACGACTGCGTGGCCAAGTACGTGGCGGCCGCCCGGAACGTGGCGCTGGACTGCCCGCCCGGCACCGCGGTCTCGTACAGCAGCGTCGGCTACAACGTCCTCGGCCGCATCGTCGAGGTCCTCACCGGACGCACCTGGGACCAGGCCCTCAAGGAGCGGCTCCTCGCCCCCCTGAGCCTGACCCACACCATGACCCTGCCCGAGGAGGCACTGGCCTTCCGCACCGCGATGGGGCACCTTCCGGGCGACGGGCCGGACCCGGAGCCCGCGCCGGCCTGGGACATGATGCCCCGTTCGGCGGGGCCGTACGGACGCGTCCTGGCCACCGCCGCGGACGTGCTCCGGCTGGCCAAGCTGCACCTCGACGGCGGCTCCGCCCCGGACGGCACACAGATCCTCGGCGCCCGGGCCGTCGCGGAGATGCAGCGGTGGGCGGTCGACGTACCGGACAAGTGGACGGTGAGCGCGGACGGCTGGGGGCTGGGCTGGTCGCTCTACGACTGGAACGGGGTCCCGGGATACGGCCACGACGGCGCCTCTATCGGCCAGTACGGCTACGTGCGCGTGGTTCCCGGCGCCGATCTCATCGCCGTCCTGCTCACCAACGGGGGCGCCTCCCGCTTCCTCTACGCCGACCTGATGCGCGAACTGCTCCGCGAGCTCGCCGGGGTCCACATGCCGCCCGCCTTCGCCCCGCCCGCACGGCCCCCGGTCGTCGACGTGGTCCCGCTGGTCGGCACCTACCGCCGGGAAGGGGTGGTCATCACCGTCAGCGTGCGGCCCGACGGGGCCGCCCGCCTGGTGTACGAGTTCGTCGACGGGATGCGGGACTTCTCACCGCCGTTGGAGATGGACCTCACGCCGCTCAGCGCCACGGTCTTCGCCGCCTCCGGCGCCGGAACCTCCTTCAGCGGTGACTGGATGCCCGTCGTCTTCGCCACCCTCGTGGACGGCACCCCCTGCTGCTACATCGGCATGCGCTGCGCACCCAAGGTGGACGCCGGCTGA
- a CDS encoding VOC family protein has translation MPLRMRLTAITLDCADPRALADFYARATGFEPHPASDADFAGLTREDGLFLGFQRVDHYRAPQWPDRSAPGQSHLDFAVDDLDEAEAVLLELGAGKPEHQPGGDRWRVLTDPAGHPFCLTLV, from the coding sequence GTGCCCCTTCGGATGAGGCTCACCGCGATCACCCTCGACTGCGCCGATCCCCGGGCGCTGGCCGACTTCTACGCGCGGGCCACCGGGTTCGAGCCGCACCCCGCGTCGGACGCCGACTTCGCCGGACTCACCCGCGAGGACGGGCTGTTCCTCGGATTCCAGCGGGTGGACCACTACCGGGCGCCGCAGTGGCCCGACCGGTCCGCGCCGGGGCAGTCGCACCTCGACTTCGCGGTCGACGACCTCGACGAGGCCGAGGCCGTGCTGCTGGAGCTGGGCGCGGGCAAGCCGGAGCACCAGCCGGGCGGTGACAGGTGGCGGGTCCTCACCGACCCGGCCGGGCACCCGTTCTGCCTGACCCTGGTCTGA
- a CDS encoding AraC family transcriptional regulator, giving the protein MRSPGTDGTVSVHLARFVVDALHRSGVRPGRVARLPDLGPEVLDNDLARVSTASALAVWEQLTLAEPGTAIGALITAEAPIGTFGLWDYLVTTGPDLRETLKQAVEYKAVIGDAAQEKLLVEEDGRSFTIRHATGSWGPDVVEAIDFFALGMFLTRARAATGRPVVPLRVSVTHGASGRFRQLTEFFGTTRIDFGAAYNSITFHDNDVRAPLPKAQPGLDRILAQQAALTIASAQPALLWQDRFRMVLDSAFREDAVSLEQVAQRLAMSPRTLQRRLGEHGTTWRDEVEAVRQEHTMELLRATDLPLRSVAARVGYSDMRALRRAVRRWEGRAPRDIRNEAGATATPMGADAGN; this is encoded by the coding sequence ATGCGCTCTCCCGGCACCGACGGCACCGTCTCCGTCCACCTCGCGCGGTTCGTCGTCGACGCCTTGCACCGCTCGGGTGTGCGCCCGGGCAGGGTGGCCCGGTTGCCCGACCTCGGACCCGAGGTGCTGGACAACGATCTGGCCCGGGTCTCGACCGCGTCGGCGCTGGCCGTGTGGGAACAGTTGACGCTCGCCGAGCCGGGTACGGCCATCGGCGCACTGATCACCGCCGAGGCTCCGATCGGTACGTTCGGCCTGTGGGACTACCTGGTGACCACCGGACCCGACCTTCGGGAAACCCTGAAGCAGGCGGTGGAGTACAAAGCCGTCATCGGTGACGCGGCCCAGGAGAAGCTCCTCGTGGAGGAGGACGGACGGTCCTTCACCATCCGTCATGCGACCGGCAGTTGGGGACCCGATGTGGTGGAGGCGATCGACTTCTTCGCCCTGGGCATGTTCCTGACGCGGGCCCGGGCCGCGACCGGGCGGCCCGTCGTCCCGCTGCGCGTCTCCGTGACGCACGGCGCGTCCGGCCGCTTCCGACAGCTGACGGAGTTCTTCGGGACCACCCGCATCGACTTCGGAGCCGCGTACAACTCGATCACCTTCCACGACAACGACGTGCGCGCGCCGCTGCCCAAGGCGCAGCCGGGGCTGGACCGCATCCTGGCCCAGCAGGCGGCGCTGACGATCGCGTCCGCGCAGCCGGCCCTGCTCTGGCAGGACCGCTTCCGGATGGTCCTCGACTCCGCCTTCCGGGAGGACGCGGTGAGCCTGGAGCAGGTCGCACAGCGGCTGGCGATGAGCCCGCGCACCCTCCAGCGACGACTGGGCGAGCACGGCACGACCTGGCGTGATGAGGTCGAGGCCGTGCGCCAGGAGCACACCATGGAACTCCTGCGCGCCACCGATCTACCGCTCCGCTCGGTCGCGGCCCGGGTCGGCTACAGCGACATGCGCGCGCTGCGCCGGGCGGTCCGCCGCTGGGAGGGACGGGCTCCTCGCGACATCCGCAACGAAGCGGGCGCCACGGCAACGCCGATGGGCGCCGACGCGGGCAACTGA
- a CDS encoding carbohydrate ABC transporter permease — METETGLPHRSWWAPYLFLAPGLAMVALFSLWPFVNTVVLSLTDAQILRGGSFVGLDNYRRAFADPDFWVATGNSVLYLVVVVPCLVLLPLALAVLVQAKIPGIGFFRSAFYTPVIASAVVVGLIWQWVLRSDGLVNTVFQRLHLVSEPIPFLTDSAMLLVSAMIVTVWKGLGYYMVFYLAALGNVSATLHEAAAIDGAGPVRRFFSITVPQVKPMMLLVGTLSAISALRVFTEIYILGGESGGPGGGARTLPFLIRQVGLGFSGETGYASAISILLFLLTLVFSLLGRRLSKGDER, encoded by the coding sequence ATGGAGACCGAGACCGGACTGCCCCACCGCAGCTGGTGGGCTCCCTACCTGTTCCTCGCGCCCGGCCTCGCAATGGTGGCGCTGTTCAGCCTCTGGCCGTTCGTTAACACCGTCGTCCTCTCCCTCACCGACGCACAGATCCTGCGCGGCGGCAGCTTCGTCGGCCTCGACAACTACCGGCGCGCCTTCGCCGACCCCGACTTCTGGGTCGCGACCGGCAACAGCGTGCTGTACCTCGTGGTCGTCGTCCCCTGCCTGGTCCTCCTGCCGCTGGCCCTCGCGGTCCTCGTACAGGCGAAGATCCCCGGCATCGGCTTCTTCCGCTCCGCCTTCTACACCCCGGTGATCGCCTCCGCCGTGGTCGTCGGGCTGATCTGGCAGTGGGTGCTGCGCAGCGACGGTCTGGTCAACACCGTCTTCCAGCGGCTGCACCTCGTCTCCGAGCCGATCCCGTTCCTGACCGACTCCGCGATGCTGCTGGTCTCCGCGATGATCGTGACCGTGTGGAAGGGCCTCGGCTACTACATGGTCTTCTACCTGGCGGCCCTCGGGAACGTCTCCGCCACCCTCCACGAGGCGGCCGCGATCGACGGCGCCGGCCCCGTCCGCCGCTTCTTCAGCATCACCGTGCCCCAGGTGAAGCCGATGATGCTGCTGGTCGGCACCCTCTCCGCCATCTCGGCGCTGCGCGTGTTCACCGAGATCTACATACTCGGCGGCGAGAGCGGGGGCCCCGGCGGCGGCGCCCGCACCCTGCCCTTCCTGATCCGGCAGGTCGGGCTCGGCTTCTCCGGCGAGACCGGCTACGCCTCCGCCATCTCCATCCTGCTGTTCCTCCTGACCCTGGTCTTCAGCCTGTTGGGCCGCCGCCTGTCGAAGGGGGACGAGAGATGA
- a CDS encoding ABC transporter substrate-binding protein, translated as MTRSNPTRIAVALLATGALLTTAACGLGGGAADAKEAQRTGRVAGEITFRTLQLKPTFTAYVQGVIDAFEKQYPDVKVTWEDVPGDGYNEKLVADAQAGALPDVVNLSTDSFQLLGDRGMLADVAALDGASAKEYVPGAWEQFKLPGKGDSVYAYPWYVTPEILTYNRELFEEAGLDPAAPPTSVEQFFDYAERIAASSGGRYAAFMADPKGRLPGDWQKMGVPILSAERDRFAFDTDQAVRWVERMKDLYTKGAMPKESLLKSDDINQLYGGGKLVFGPGSPGFVKDIKQNAPQIYAKTQVAGAVTGMLGHIGIYAQSLGIRKDTRHVDAASEFAKWVTNGPNQVEFSRKATIYPSNARGLADPFFSDKGDGKDAETLARAVGADQLRTAALDANTPVQWTNQVGDAVVREVQKAIKGEQDPRTAVQKAQEAANKLLAAAAAK; from the coding sequence ATGACCCGTTCGAACCCGACCCGTATCGCTGTAGCCCTGCTGGCCACGGGAGCCCTCCTGACGACCGCCGCGTGCGGCCTGGGCGGCGGCGCCGCCGACGCGAAGGAGGCGCAGCGGACGGGCAGGGTGGCCGGTGAGATCACCTTCCGGACCCTCCAACTGAAGCCCACCTTCACGGCCTACGTCCAAGGGGTCATCGACGCCTTCGAGAAGCAGTACCCCGACGTCAAGGTCACCTGGGAGGACGTCCCCGGCGACGGCTACAACGAGAAGCTCGTCGCGGACGCCCAGGCCGGAGCCCTCCCCGACGTGGTCAACCTCTCCACCGACTCCTTCCAGCTCCTCGGCGACCGGGGCATGCTCGCCGACGTGGCCGCCCTCGACGGCGCGTCGGCCAAGGAGTACGTGCCGGGCGCCTGGGAGCAGTTCAAGCTGCCCGGCAAGGGCGACAGCGTGTACGCCTACCCCTGGTACGTGACCCCGGAGATCCTCACCTACAACAGAGAGCTCTTCGAGGAGGCCGGTCTGGATCCGGCCGCGCCGCCGACCAGTGTGGAGCAGTTCTTCGACTACGCCGAGCGGATCGCCGCCTCCTCGGGCGGCCGGTACGCCGCCTTCATGGCCGACCCCAAGGGCCGGCTGCCCGGGGACTGGCAGAAGATGGGCGTCCCGATCCTCAGTGCGGAGCGGGACCGCTTCGCCTTCGACACCGACCAGGCCGTCCGGTGGGTGGAGCGGATGAAGGACCTCTACACCAAGGGCGCCATGCCCAAGGAGTCCCTCCTCAAGTCGGACGACATCAACCAGCTCTACGGCGGGGGCAAGCTCGTCTTCGGGCCGGGATCCCCGGGCTTCGTCAAGGACATCAAGCAGAACGCCCCGCAGATCTACGCCAAGACCCAGGTCGCCGGGGCCGTCACCGGCATGCTCGGCCACATCGGCATCTACGCCCAGTCGCTCGGCATCAGGAAGGACACCCGGCACGTGGACGCGGCGTCCGAGTTCGCCAAGTGGGTCACCAACGGCCCCAACCAGGTGGAGTTCTCCAGGAAGGCCACCATCTACCCGTCCAACGCCCGGGGCCTGGCCGACCCGTTCTTCTCCGACAAGGGCGACGGCAAGGACGCGGAGACCCTCGCCCGCGCGGTCGGCGCCGACCAGCTGAGGACCGCCGCGCTCGACGCCAACACCCCCGTCCAGTGGACCAACCAGGTCGGCGACGCCGTCGTGCGCGAGGTGCAGAAGGCCATCAAGGGCGAACAGGACCCCCGGACCGCCGTGCAGAAGGCGCAGGAGGCGGCGAACAAGCTCCTCGCCGCCGCGGCCGCGAAGTGA
- a CDS encoding ricin-type beta-trefoil lectin domain protein, giving the protein MPPRLRATLPCLTAAALFALALSPAPVAAEPRATSDTPLALTPPMGWNNWAHYMCDIDEAKVVANADALVSTGLAAKGYDTVTVDDCWMTKSRDAQGSLVVDTKKFPHGMAWLGEHLHAKGLKFGIYQDAGSLTCEKYPGSGAPQGGGADHYAQDARQFASWKVDYVKMDGCNLWVPEGATKEEAYRDAYNAVAKALRESGRDMVLSASAPAYFQQGEWGGSDWHKVLGWVGETGQLWREGKDIKVYNPAAPATSRWSAVLGNYGYNRWLGRYAGPGNWNDPDFLIAGAPGLTATESRSQVALWAMMAAPFILSSDVSKLTPAGLTALGNTRMIQLDQDPMGRQGSVVSSNATFEILVRPLANGDRAVAVLNRSAATRDINVPLDEIGLADCTVGADAQDLWTGTRRTVSAALTGKVAGHDTGVWRLTPRGCAEAVPTGQVVGDGARCADGANTTGVGAVVMAACTGAPDQRWTVGKDATLRLAGECLSAGADRIVELADCSNRPQEQPGQSWSQRRDGALVEEVSGMCLTAPAAAAPAERLRLTDCGDHRVDQAWALPV; this is encoded by the coding sequence GTGCCGCCTCGCCTGCGTGCAACGCTCCCCTGCCTGACCGCGGCCGCCCTGTTCGCCCTGGCGCTCTCCCCCGCCCCGGTGGCGGCCGAGCCCCGGGCGACCTCGGACACCCCGCTCGCGCTCACCCCTCCCATGGGCTGGAACAACTGGGCGCACTACATGTGCGACATCGACGAGGCCAAGGTGGTGGCCAACGCCGACGCACTCGTGTCCACCGGGCTCGCCGCCAAGGGCTACGACACGGTGACCGTCGACGACTGCTGGATGACCAAGAGCCGCGACGCGCAGGGCAGTCTGGTCGTCGACACGAAGAAGTTCCCGCACGGCATGGCCTGGCTCGGCGAACACCTGCACGCCAAGGGCCTGAAGTTCGGCATCTACCAGGACGCGGGCTCCCTCACCTGCGAGAAGTACCCGGGCAGCGGCGCCCCCCAGGGCGGCGGCGCGGACCACTACGCGCAGGACGCCCGCCAGTTCGCCTCCTGGAAGGTGGACTACGTCAAGATGGACGGCTGCAACCTCTGGGTCCCGGAGGGCGCGACCAAGGAGGAGGCCTACCGCGACGCCTACAACGCCGTCGCGAAGGCACTGCGCGAGAGCGGCCGGGACATGGTCCTGTCGGCCTCGGCGCCCGCCTACTTCCAGCAGGGCGAGTGGGGCGGCTCCGACTGGCACAAGGTCCTCGGCTGGGTCGGCGAGACCGGCCAGCTGTGGCGCGAGGGCAAGGACATCAAGGTCTACAACCCCGCCGCACCCGCCACTTCGCGGTGGAGCGCGGTGCTGGGCAACTACGGTTACAACCGCTGGCTCGGCCGGTACGCGGGCCCCGGCAACTGGAACGACCCCGACTTCCTGATCGCGGGCGCCCCCGGCCTCACGGCCACCGAGAGCCGCAGCCAAGTCGCCCTGTGGGCCATGATGGCCGCCCCCTTCATCCTCTCGTCCGACGTCTCGAAGCTCACCCCGGCGGGCCTCACGGCCCTCGGCAACACCCGGATGATCCAGCTGGACCAGGACCCGATGGGCCGTCAGGGCTCGGTGGTCTCCTCCAACGCCACCTTCGAGATCCTCGTACGGCCGCTCGCGAACGGCGACCGCGCGGTGGCCGTGCTCAACCGCTCCGCCGCCACCCGGGACATCAACGTGCCGCTCGACGAGATCGGCCTGGCCGACTGCACCGTCGGCGCCGACGCCCAGGACCTGTGGACCGGTACGCGCCGCACGGTCTCCGCAGCGCTGACCGGGAAGGTCGCCGGACACGACACCGGCGTGTGGCGGCTCACCCCGCGCGGCTGCGCCGAGGCCGTACCCACCGGGCAGGTCGTCGGTGACGGCGCCCGGTGTGCCGACGGCGCCAACACCACCGGCGTCGGCGCCGTGGTGATGGCCGCCTGCACCGGAGCCCCCGACCAGCGCTGGACCGTGGGCAAGGACGCGACCCTGCGGCTGGCCGGCGAGTGCCTGTCGGCGGGCGCCGACCGGATCGTGGAACTGGCCGACTGCTCGAACCGTCCGCAGGAACAGCCCGGCCAGAGCTGGTCGCAGCGTCGCGACGGAGCCCTCGTGGAGGAGGTCAGCGGGATGTGCCTGACGGCTCCCGCGGCTGCCGCCCCGGCCGAGCGGCTGCGGCTGACCGACTGCGGCGACCACCGGGTCGACCAGGCCTGGGCCCTGCCGGTCTGA
- a CDS encoding serine/threonine dehydratase has product MHAATAQQLDHAAVRAAADRIAGGVRPVTVAPAAEAGVWYALEYLQHTGSFKARGARNFLAAHHEAGALPAAGVTIASGGNAGLACAWAARALAVPATVFLPANAPRVKVDRLRGYGAEVRLVGDRYADALAACEEFAAASGALSSHAYDHPLIAAGAGTLLEEIRTALPGLDTVVVAVGGGGLFAGVATAAREHGVRVVAVEPENCRALNAALAAGRVVDVAVESVAADSLGATRVSADALAAAQQENVTSVLVPDTEITAARRALWEEHRIVVEAGAATAAAALRVAPQPLGDRVAVILCGANTDPRDLVDPGEMR; this is encoded by the coding sequence ATGCACGCAGCAACGGCCCAGCAGCTCGACCACGCCGCCGTCCGCGCCGCCGCCGACCGCATCGCGGGCGGCGTACGCCCCGTCACGGTGGCGCCCGCGGCCGAAGCGGGGGTCTGGTACGCGCTGGAGTACCTCCAGCACACCGGCTCCTTCAAGGCGCGCGGCGCGCGCAACTTCCTCGCCGCACACCACGAGGCCGGCGCCCTCCCGGCCGCCGGAGTAACCATCGCCTCCGGCGGCAACGCCGGGCTCGCCTGCGCCTGGGCGGCCCGCGCCCTGGCCGTGCCCGCGACCGTGTTCCTGCCCGCCAACGCCCCGCGGGTGAAGGTGGACAGGCTGCGCGGGTACGGGGCCGAGGTGCGGCTCGTAGGCGACCGGTACGCGGACGCCCTGGCCGCCTGCGAGGAGTTCGCCGCCGCGAGCGGGGCGCTGAGCAGCCACGCCTACGACCACCCGCTCATCGCGGCGGGCGCCGGCACCCTGCTGGAGGAGATCCGGACCGCCCTGCCCGGGCTGGACACGGTGGTCGTCGCGGTCGGCGGCGGCGGACTGTTCGCCGGGGTCGCCACGGCCGCGCGCGAACACGGCGTACGGGTGGTCGCGGTCGAGCCGGAGAACTGCCGGGCGCTGAACGCGGCCCTGGCGGCGGGCCGGGTCGTGGACGTGGCCGTCGAATCCGTCGCCGCCGATTCCCTGGGGGCCACCCGGGTCTCGGCGGACGCGCTGGCCGCCGCGCAGCAGGAGAACGTGACGTCGGTCCTCGTGCCCGACACGGAGATCACGGCCGCCCGGCGTGCGCTCTGGGAGGAGCACCGGATCGTGGTCGAGGCGGGCGCGGCCACCGCCGCGGCGGCGCTGCGCGTCGCGCCGCAGCCCCTGGGCGACCGGGTCGCGGTCATCCTCTGCGGCGCCAACACGGACCCCCGGGACCTGGTGGACCCGGGCGAGATGCGGTAG
- a CDS encoding TetR/AcrR family transcriptional regulator, translating to MPRRSAALDRATPEVIAVAALRILDEQGPGHLSFRTLADRLEVSHATVQRRCSDLAGLLDLCTEHLAGQLPEIPAGTDWAQAAEQRFRALYLLLVAHPGLLALRGSRPWLGRQLLARLVEPALADSVAAGMTAAEAMTAYRRMYLLTLGSAAFVDHRDPGAATAASRAALAALDPEEFPVLSGGLPDVLPALTDHEVYYGALRQLIEAARPARPTTRT from the coding sequence ATGCCGCGAAGATCAGCCGCCCTGGACCGTGCGACCCCGGAGGTCATCGCCGTCGCCGCCCTGCGGATCCTCGACGAGCAAGGGCCCGGCCACCTGAGCTTCCGCACCCTCGCCGACCGGCTCGAGGTCTCCCACGCCACGGTGCAGCGCCGCTGCAGCGACCTCGCCGGCCTGCTCGACCTCTGCACCGAGCACCTCGCCGGGCAGCTCCCCGAGATCCCCGCCGGCACGGACTGGGCGCAGGCCGCCGAGCAGCGGTTCCGCGCCCTGTACCTGCTGCTCGTCGCCCACCCGGGACTGCTGGCGCTGCGCGGCAGCCGGCCCTGGCTCGGGCGCCAGCTGCTGGCCCGGCTCGTCGAGCCCGCCCTCGCCGACAGCGTGGCCGCCGGGATGACCGCCGCCGAGGCGATGACCGCCTACCGCCGCATGTACCTGCTCACCCTGGGTAGCGCGGCCTTCGTCGACCACCGGGACCCGGGCGCGGCCACCGCCGCCTCGCGGGCGGCCCTGGCCGCGCTGGATCCCGAGGAGTTCCCCGTGCTCTCCGGTGGACTGCCCGACGTACTGCCCGCCCTGACGGACCACGAGGTCTACTACGGGGCCCTGCGCCAGCTGATCGAAGCCGCCCGGCCCGCCCGGCCCACCACCCGCACCTGA
- a CDS encoding VOC family protein, producing the protein MILELAVIYTTRLDACRDFYRGIGLDLVRERHGSGPEHYATTLADGGVLELYPAAGRPETGYLRLGLTAPPKGAGFLPPGRHTLTDPDGRTVVLTVGEAGSGRVPPAARTGERPRPASAPSRASNGAPVPPEGRTGVTYAEIAEHYGMSARYLSENPRWGRHPGWPPAVGKRGRTIEFDPEAIARFFGEHHTREATALEPSRHYTVVEIAEASGLQPDSIRSDISRGRWPAPDEMDGDRKLWRGETVATHLAGRRIYRNKPK; encoded by the coding sequence ATGATCCTCGAACTCGCCGTGATCTACACGACCCGGCTCGACGCCTGCCGCGACTTCTACCGGGGCATCGGGCTCGACCTCGTGCGCGAGCGGCACGGCAGCGGGCCGGAGCACTACGCGACGACGCTCGCCGACGGCGGCGTCCTGGAGCTCTACCCGGCCGCGGGCCGCCCGGAGACCGGGTACCTGCGCCTCGGCCTCACCGCCCCACCGAAGGGCGCCGGGTTCCTGCCGCCGGGCCGGCACACGCTGACCGACCCGGACGGCCGTACGGTCGTCCTCACCGTGGGGGAGGCCGGCTCGGGCCGGGTCCCGCCGGCGGCGCGCACCGGCGAGCGGCCCCGGCCGGCCAGCGCCCCCTCCCGTGCGTCGAACGGCGCGCCCGTACCTCCCGAGGGCCGCACGGGCGTCACGTACGCCGAGATAGCCGAGCACTACGGCATGAGCGCCCGCTACCTGTCGGAGAACCCCCGATGGGGACGGCACCCCGGGTGGCCGCCCGCCGTCGGCAAGCGCGGCAGGACCATCGAGTTCGACCCGGAGGCCATCGCCCGGTTCTTCGGCGAGCACCACACCCGGGAGGCCACCGCGCTCGAACCGTCCCGCCACTACACCGTCGTCGAGATCGCCGAGGCGTCCGGCCTGCAGCCCGACAGCATCCGGTCGGACATCAGCCGCGGCCGGTGGCCCGCTCCGGACGAGATGGACGGCGACCGGAAGCTGTGGCGGGGCGAGACCGTCGCCACGCACCTGGCCGGCCGTCGCATCTACCGCAACAAGCCCAAGTGA
- a CDS encoding universal stress protein — protein sequence MSEHTIEPLIVVGVDGSDHSKEALRWAVAQAAMTGARVHAVMAWEWNRNPFAIGPTAAETADAEAVTAEETARRKLADTVASAVGTSPGVPVFRRVEQGSPAQVLVDASKEADLTVVGTRGYGGFKGALLGSVSQQVVQYSASTVVIVREGADEND from the coding sequence GTGAGCGAGCACACCATCGAGCCGCTGATCGTCGTCGGCGTGGACGGGTCGGACCATTCCAAGGAGGCGCTGCGCTGGGCGGTCGCGCAGGCCGCGATGACGGGCGCCCGGGTGCACGCCGTCATGGCCTGGGAGTGGAACCGCAATCCGTTCGCCATCGGCCCGACGGCCGCCGAGACCGCCGACGCGGAGGCGGTGACGGCCGAGGAGACCGCCCGCCGGAAGCTGGCGGACACGGTCGCCTCGGCCGTCGGCACCTCGCCCGGCGTACCGGTGTTCCGGCGCGTCGAGCAGGGCTCCCCGGCGCAGGTCCTGGTCGACGCCTCGAAGGAGGCGGACCTCACGGTGGTCGGCACCCGCGGGTACGGGGGCTTCAAGGGCGCGCTGCTGGGGTCGGTGAGCCAGCAGGTCGTGCAGTACTCCGCCAGCACGGTCGTGATCGTCCGCGAGGGCGCGGACGAGAACGACTGA